The proteins below are encoded in one region of Microbacterium pygmaeum:
- a CDS encoding COX15/CtaA family protein, translating into MSADPRTDLRPGALQRLWNALLGWFRWAWRQLPSSVDRRVIAAAWATLVVQIGIVGTGGLVRLTGSGLGCPTWPTCTPGSLVNTPEMGIHGVIEFGNRLLTFVLVIVAIVTFLFVVRMRRQRRDLFWLALAIGLYVPLQAIIGGITVLTNLNPYVVGLHYFASVVLVALSAVLVFRAYAVPGPRKRAVPVWYAVSTHLTTLLVTITVVVGILVTGSGPHAGDGGAKRNGLNPEFMQHVHSWPAYALLAVTLVLFAASWRMPAALRLPLWTGLLLAVEVAQVAVGLWQARTGLPIVLVNIHMVLAVLLVAAMTAVVLHLKTPTDS; encoded by the coding sequence ATGTCCGCGGACCCCCGTACCGACCTGCGCCCCGGCGCGCTCCAGCGGTTGTGGAACGCGCTCCTGGGGTGGTTCCGCTGGGCGTGGCGTCAGCTGCCGTCGAGCGTGGACCGTCGGGTGATCGCGGCCGCATGGGCGACCCTGGTCGTGCAGATCGGGATCGTCGGCACCGGCGGCCTGGTCCGTCTGACCGGCTCGGGTCTCGGATGCCCGACCTGGCCCACATGCACGCCCGGATCTCTGGTGAACACGCCTGAGATGGGCATCCACGGCGTCATCGAATTCGGCAACCGCCTGCTCACGTTCGTCCTCGTGATCGTGGCGATCGTCACCTTCCTGTTCGTGGTGCGGATGCGGCGGCAGCGACGCGATCTGTTCTGGCTCGCCCTCGCAATCGGCCTCTATGTCCCGCTGCAGGCCATCATCGGCGGCATCACGGTCCTGACGAATCTCAACCCGTACGTCGTCGGCCTGCACTACTTCGCCTCGGTCGTGCTGGTCGCCCTCTCGGCCGTCCTCGTCTTCCGCGCGTACGCCGTACCAGGACCCCGGAAGCGGGCAGTGCCGGTCTGGTACGCCGTCTCGACGCACCTGACGACGCTCCTGGTGACGATCACGGTCGTGGTCGGCATCCTGGTGACGGGGTCGGGCCCGCACGCCGGTGACGGCGGCGCGAAGCGGAACGGGCTGAACCCGGAATTCATGCAGCACGTCCACTCCTGGCCGGCGTACGCGCTGCTCGCGGTCACGCTGGTCCTGTTCGCGGCCTCTTGGCGGATGCCTGCGGCGTTGCGGCTGCCGTTGTGGACCGGGCTGCTGCTGGCTGTCGAAGTCGCGCAGGTCGCGGTCGGGCTCTGGCAGGCGCGCACCGGCCTGCCGATCGTGCTGGTGAACATCCATATGGTGCTGGCCGTGCTCCTGGTGGCGGCGATGACCGCGGTCGTGCTGCATCTGAAGACGCCAACCGACTCATAG